In Caproicibacterium amylolyticum, a genomic segment contains:
- a CDS encoding formate--tetrahydrofolate ligase: protein MVTDIEIAQQANMQPITAIAGELGVKEEELEPYGRYKAKLNQSLFDRLQDAPNGKLVLVTAINPTPAGEGKTTTSVGLGEAMAKIGKKAVVTLREPSLGPVFGIKGGAAGGGWAQVVPMEDINLHFTGDMHAITAANNLLCAMLDNHIHQGNALQIDTRRILISRCMDMNDRALRSVVVGLGGKINGFVREDGFCITVASEVMAIFCLAKDIHDLKERLGRILVAYSIAGEPVYAKDLHAEGAMAALLKDAINPNLVQTLENTPAIMHGGPFANIAHGCNSVRATRIALKLADYCITEAGFGSDLGAEKFMDIKCRLAGLAPSAIVLVATDRALKYNGGVPKADTAKPNMEALKKGIVNLGAHIENMRKYGVPVVVAINRFDTDPAEELQFIEQYCKEQGADFALSEVFAKGGEGGTALAQKVVAACEKDSNFHCLYPDSSTIEEKIERIATEIYGAADVAYSKKAKKALKDIAVLGGNKLPVCIAKTQYSLSDDASLLGRPQGFTLNIRNLKLSNGAGFVVAYAGDIMIMPGLPKVPSAEKIDVTDDGRIMGLF from the coding sequence ATCGTGACAGATATCGAAATCGCACAGCAGGCGAACATGCAACCTATCACGGCGATTGCCGGAGAACTCGGCGTAAAGGAAGAAGAACTGGAGCCTTATGGACGCTACAAGGCAAAACTGAATCAATCCTTGTTTGACCGGCTTCAGGATGCACCGAACGGGAAACTGGTGCTCGTTACAGCAATCAATCCAACGCCGGCGGGTGAGGGTAAAACAACCACCAGCGTTGGACTGGGAGAAGCAATGGCAAAAATCGGCAAGAAGGCTGTGGTAACACTGCGGGAGCCAAGCCTTGGCCCGGTGTTCGGCATTAAGGGCGGTGCGGCCGGCGGCGGCTGGGCACAAGTGGTGCCGATGGAGGACATCAACCTGCACTTTACAGGAGATATGCACGCCATTACCGCGGCAAACAATCTGCTCTGCGCCATGCTGGACAACCATATTCATCAGGGCAACGCGCTGCAGATTGACACCCGCCGCATCCTGATTTCCCGCTGCATGGATATGAATGACCGCGCACTGCGCAGTGTGGTGGTTGGTTTAGGCGGCAAAATCAACGGCTTCGTGCGGGAGGACGGTTTCTGCATTACCGTTGCAAGTGAAGTCATGGCGATTTTCTGTCTGGCAAAGGATATTCATGACCTGAAAGAGCGCCTTGGCAGAATTTTGGTTGCCTACTCTATAGCAGGAGAACCGGTTTACGCAAAAGACCTGCACGCGGAAGGTGCTATGGCAGCACTGCTGAAAGATGCCATTAATCCGAATCTGGTACAGACACTGGAAAATACACCAGCAATTATGCACGGCGGACCCTTTGCAAATATTGCGCACGGCTGCAACAGCGTGCGTGCCACCCGCATTGCACTGAAATTGGCGGATTACTGCATTACAGAAGCAGGATTCGGCAGTGACCTCGGTGCTGAAAAATTTATGGATATCAAGTGCCGTTTGGCAGGACTTGCTCCCTCCGCAATCGTGCTGGTAGCAACTGACCGTGCGCTGAAGTACAACGGCGGCGTACCGAAAGCGGACACCGCAAAACCGAACATGGAAGCTTTGAAAAAAGGTATTGTAAACCTTGGCGCGCATATCGAAAATATGCGCAAGTATGGGGTACCGGTGGTTGTGGCAATCAACCGCTTTGACACGGATCCTGCCGAGGAACTGCAGTTTATTGAACAGTACTGCAAAGAGCAGGGTGCGGACTTTGCACTTTCCGAAGTATTTGCCAAAGGCGGAGAGGGCGGAACTGCGCTTGCACAAAAAGTTGTGGCTGCCTGCGAAAAGGACAGCAATTTCCATTGTCTGTATCCGGACAGCAGCACCATTGAAGAAAAAATTGAACGGATTGCCACAGAAATCTACGGTGCGGCGGATGTTGCTTACTCTAAAAAAGCAAAGAAAGCGCTGAAAGATATTGCAGTGCTTGGCGGCAATAAACTGCCGGTCTGCATTGCGAAAACGCAGTACAGCCTTTCAGATGACGCTTCTCTGCTTGGCCGCCCACAGGGCTTTACGCTGAATATCCGCAACTTAAAACTTTCTAACGGTGCCGGCTTTGTGGTTGCCTATGCCGGTGATATTATGATTATGCCGGGGCTGCCGAAGGTACCGTCTGCCGAAAAAATTGACGTAACGGATGACGGCCGTATTATGGGGCTGTTTTAA